The Streptomyces uncialis genomic interval CCAGGGCGGAGTGCCAGGCTTCGAACGCCACGCCGAGGCCGGGTGTGCGCCCGGTCGACGGTTGGAGAGCGCGTATTCCATGCTCCTGAGCGGGGCAGAATCGTGATTTACCTCGCCAACCTCCGTGCCTCTTCGGCTCCTTGGCTTCTCCTACCCGGGCTGCTCGGCCTTGTCCTGTACGTCGACGGCGACACCATCAGGGAAGCCCAGGGCAACGCCGTGGGAGCCGGTGAACTCGCCGCCCTCGGCATCGTGGCGATCGCCCCCATGGTGTCGGGGGCCGCCGCCTGGGAAGCAGGTCGGCACCGGCACCTGCGCGAACTCCATTCGGTGAGCGTGCGCGGAGCGGTCCGCAGGTCGCTCCGCGCGATCGCCCCCGTGCTCGTTCTGCATGTCCTCCTCGTCGGCGCGGCCGTCGTACTGGCCAGGTCGGTCGCGGGCGTGTGGCCAGGCGCCGAGGGGTGGTGGGGGGTACTGCACCTGCTCGTCCTCCCCGGGGAGTGGCTGATCATCGGCTGGGTGCTGGGGCTGTTGTGCCCGCGTGCGGTCGCCGCTCTGGTGGCCGCGGCCGTGCCATGGGTGTCGCTGGCCGCAACTTACGCCGTGAGCGCTCCCTTCATGCGCCACCTGGGCGGTTTCGTGCTGGGGGGGTCACCCCTGACCGAGGTGCGGGACCCGCTCGTCTACGTCGTTCCCTGGCTGGCCACCGCCGCACTCGCGGGGGCCGTGATGCTCCTCGTCGGCGCGCGTCGCAGGCCATGGCTGCCCGTCGTGAGTGTGGCGGTGGCCGTGGGAGCGCTGGTCGGCGGTCGGGCCGTGGTCGCGGACTGGGGGCACACACCGCTGCGGGAACCCCGGATGGGTCACACCGTGTGCGAGGGCGGGGCCCCCGTGATCTGTCTCCCCCGGGAGTACGCGGGGCACCTGGCCGAAGTGCGTCGCGCCGCGCTGCCCCGGCTGGACGCGCTGCGGAAGGCCGGTCTGCCGATGCCCGAGAAGGTCAGCATGGTCTCCCCGGCACTCAAGCCGGTGCCAGGCACCTGGCCGCTGTCCTGGGGGCCGGACACGCCCGCCGAGGCATTCGATGTCGTCCTCGCCCGGTCGGCCGTGGGCGGTACGGCGGCGCGCCAGGGGATACGGGACTGCGGTTGGCCTTCGTCAGCGGGGGCGTGGGCGATGCTCGTCATGGGAGTACCGGAAGCGAGGGTCCATGACGACCTCCTCGACGAGGAGCAAGCCGAGATGCGCCGGGTCCGTGCGCTGCCCGCCGACCAGCAGGTCGACTGGTTCACCTCGACCGTCCGGGAACAGAAGCACTGCGTGCCGGGATCGTCATGAGGATCTACTTCTCGGTGGTTCGCCGCTGGTGGGTCACCCCGGCGGCACTGGCTCTGACCGTGCTTGTGTGTTGGACAACTGGTAGGACCGAACTCCCCGTTCCCTCCTTCCTGGGCGCATCCGGCGGGGTACAGCTGCGATACGTTGCACCGCTGCTGGTCGTGACAGCGATGCTGTACTGCCTCGACCGGCGGCTGGGCGAAGTGGAGAGCACAGCAGTCGCCCCCGTGATCCTGAGGGATCACGCGACGGTGACGGCCGTGGTGGTC includes:
- a CDS encoding DUF7224 domain-containing protein, translated to MIYLANLRASSAPWLLLPGLLGLVLYVDGDTIREAQGNAVGAGELAALGIVAIAPMVSGAAAWEAGRHRHLRELHSVSVRGAVRRSLRAIAPVLVLHVLLVGAAVVLARSVAGVWPGAEGWWGVLHLLVLPGEWLIIGWVLGLLCPRAVAALVAAAVPWVSLAATYAVSAPFMRHLGGFVLGGSPLTEVRDPLVYVVPWLATAALAGAVMLLVGARRRPWLPVVSVAVAVGALVGGRAVVADWGHTPLREPRMGHTVCEGGAPVICLPREYAGHLAEVRRAALPRLDALRKAGLPMPEKVSMVSPALKPVPGTWPLSWGPDTPAEAFDVVLARSAVGGTAARQGIRDCGWPSSAGAWAMLVMGVPEARVHDDLLDEEQAEMRRVRALPADQQVDWFTSTVREQKHCVPGSS